The genomic interval ATAACATAGCTTTCGCAAAAGTGTCCTGTTTGTTGACTACAAACTTTTACAATTTGCATGATAAAAGTTAATGCACAAACTTCGCGTTCTTCCTTTCTCACCTGCTCAGCTTTTGACCAAGAATTATCAACTTCTGCTTCGATTTCAAGACGCTCTTCCTGAACAAAATCTGTGGGTCCTGTAAGGATTTGgtgtaaaagataaaattagTTGGCAGTGGTCTATCGCCTCAAGCAACGTTGAATAGTAGTTACGTTCTCTGTATTTAAGGTAACTAACCTTCATCGTCAGATGaacttgaaatttcttgaaacaaaTCACGGGAATTTGAAGTCGACCCGAAAGTATCTGTCAAATTCGACTTGTTACGTTTTCGCTCATGCCTTTCGAAAGTTGAACGTGACACGAAGTCATTACAATGAGTGCAGTAAACATATCCTTTCTTGTCATCGCACTCCATGCGTTTTATAAAGGAGATGCGAAAATGAAAACCCGTTGCTTTCAATTCAGatgttttgacaaaatttgctgCTGCACATGGAACAAAATTTGCTATTCCTGTCCGACGCAAGTGCCGGCTAATTTGTGATGCATTTCCTATTGACAGTTCAGATTACAATTAGACTATCTTTAGTGCGTCAATTAAAGATGTCAAAACAGCGAGACTCGTTTAATTCTCACCTCAAAGGTTAATTAAatgtatattaattaaaaacctTCTTTTGTGCCAAAAAAGAGACCACTTAAAGGATGCTAAAAGATTTACGTTATTAAAGTTCACCTAATGTTCAATTAAAGATTCATGAAAGGTAGCTGTTAGCTTTTGGATATTTCGGTTTACAATTAAAGACGCCTAAAGCTTATGTCAACCTTTAGGGACGCTTTCGGTTTTGCCTAAAGGCACTGAAATAAGAGCATTCGTCCTGTGCTGGTAAAGCTAGAGAAGCGATTGAAAGTTGTGTAAACCTACCAGTGTCAGAAGGTTATGAATCTGCAAAGAAAACCCTGAAAGAAGATTTCGGTCTTCCTCATGTTATCGCGAAAGCTCATTTAAAGAAGTTAGAACAATTGCCACCATTGAAAGCTAGCACTGGGTCAGCATTGTTAGAGTTTTCAAGAAGCCTTGAGATAGCAGAGAGAACCCTGAAGGGAATGGGTCCTGAATATGTCAGTGACTTGAACCACACCAACACCCTGATGGAGCTGAATAGGAAGCTACCCTATTTTATGAGAGCAAAGTGGGCAGAATGTGCAGGGAGAATCATTGAAGCAGGagaaaggccaaaatttgaggATTTTCTGAAGTTTGTAAAGGCCCGAGCAAAGCTTGTGAACAATGAATTTGGAGAAGATCTTGCTGCAAGCTCTtcaagagagaagaaaagaaatggaGAGAAGGTAGAGAAACCACTATCAAAGCTAACCTCAATGACAACTAAAGTTGAACTTGATCAGAAAGCAAACCAAAATGGTAAAACATCGGGTGCCAACCGAAAGTGTCCTGCTTGTCTTGGACAGCACGGATTATGGAGGTGTGAGAAATTCAAGAAGCTGCCGTATCCAGAAAGAGAAAGGTTGGCGTTAAGCAAGAGGCTGTGCTTCAAATGCCTCAACGGAGGACATTTTAAAGATCGTTGTCCCAAGGAAGCCTTCAAGTGTCAGGTGCGAGGTTGTGTTGAGGATCACAATACTCTGCTACACCCCACTCCCAAAGATCAGACAGAGAGAGTAAGTTCTACCAGTGTTACCCCTCATGGTTCCTCTCTTGATGCTGAAGATCATCTTCAACAAGTTAATGCAGCCACAAGTAATTCAGGTGAAGTCCAAAGAGCGACTCAAGAACGGCAAGGTGCAAGTTCTGTGACAGTAGCAACTGGGGCCGGCAAGAGACGTGTTTGCCTAGGAGTCCTTCCTGTTAAGGTTACAGCCAAGGGAGGGACGAGGACTGTGGAGACGTATGCGCTACTAGACAGCGGTAGTGAGGTGACTTTGTGCAAGGAACAGCTTTTCAATGACCTCGGGTCATGGGGCTCAAGATGTAACTATGAGCTACAAGGAGTGACAGGGTCCAAGAACGTTGAAGGCCACGTGGTAGATATTGTTGTTACGTCGTTGGATGGCAGAGTGTCAGAGGAACTGTTGAACGTTAGAACTGTTGAGCAGATACCAGTGTCAGTCAGTTGCATTCCCAAGAGGGAAGACATTTTGAACTGGTCCCATTTAAGGGATGTTGATTTGCCAGAGTTAAGTGCATCAGATGTCGGTCTTATCATAGGCCTAAAGGAGAAGCCCTCATTGTTTGTCCCATTGGAATGTAAGTCAGGTGGACATGATGAGCCAGTAGCTGTGCGATACTCGTTGGGTTGGACAGTTATGGGTCCCTTGGGCGGCACTGGAGATAGTGGACCTTGTTCAGTTAATTTTGTTCGCCTGGGTAACAAGGAGTTTTATGTTGATGAGCCAGAGGTTGTAGAGTTTGAAGGACAGAAAGGTGGTGTTGAGAAGAAAGAGGAGAGTGAAGTTGGAGAATTAGGAGGAAATGAGACAGATGTAAACCTGCAGTGTGGAGATGCAGAAGTGAAGCGTCAAATACAAGATGAGATTTTACATGAGCAACTTGAGAAACTTTGGAAAACTGACTTTGCATATTCTGTTGTGAGCTCAAGCGCAAGTCTTTCAATTGAGGATAAGAAAGCACTAGAGAAGATGGAACAGTCGTTGAAAATGGTTGATGGGCATTACCAAGTAGCGCTGCCGTGGCGTAATGATCCACCTTATTTGCCAAATAACAGGTCAATGGTCGAGCGTCGAGCTGAGCTTCTGAAGAAACGTCTCCTCAAAGACCAAGACTTGTTTTCCAAGCACAATGCAACCATGAATGAATACGTTGAAGAGGGCCATGCAGAGAGAGTACCAACCAATGAGCTACACCCAGAAGACCGACCAGTGTGGTATTTGCCCCACCACCCAGTTATGCATCCATTAAAACCGGAGAAAGTCTGAGTAGTTTTTGATTGTGCGGCTCAGTTTGCCAAGATGTCTTTGAATCAGCAATTGTTGCAGGGCCCCGACTTAACTAATCATATTGTAGGGGTGTTGAGCCATTTTCGCCAAGAGACTGTCGGCCTTGTAGCCGATATACAATCAATGTTTCATCAAGTAAGAGTGGAACCCAGAGACTCTGATGCATTAAGATTTTTGTGGTGGGAGGGAGGAGAGCTATCAGCAGAGTTAGTGGAGTACCGAATGGTGAAACACACATTTGGAGCGACGTCATCGCCAAGTGTTGTGAACTTTTGTTTGAAGAAAACTGCAGAGATGGACGGAGGGCAGAATTCAGAAGTTGCAAGTGTCATCAACAGGAACATGTATGTCGATGACCTCATGAAGTCAACTGAAACAGTGACAGACGCAATTGTGCTGGCAAACAAAGTTCGTGAGCAGCTCAGCAAAGGTGGTTTTCATCTAACAAAATGGTGCAGTAATGACAGGAGAGTCATAGCTGCTATTCCAGAATCAGAGAGAGCTAAGACAGTTGTGAACTTGGAGCTTGAACAGCTTCCAACCCAAAGTGCCTTAGGAATGAAGTGGGACATTGAAGATGACAAATTTGTGTGGGAGGTCTCAGACAAACTTATGAGTGCGTCTTCCAAGAAACCAGTGACAAGACGTGGCATAGTGTCTGTTGTGTATTCTTTATTTGATCCACTTGGGTTCATTGCACCATACATCA from Pocillopora verrucosa isolate sample1 chromosome 14, ASM3666991v2, whole genome shotgun sequence carries:
- the LOC136278290 gene encoding uncharacterized protein — its product is MGPEYVSDLNHTNTLMELNRKLPYFMRAKWAECAGRIIEAGERPKFEDFLKFVKARAKLVNNEFGEDLAASSSREKKRNGEKVEKPLSKLTSMTTKVELDQKANQNGKTSGANRKCPACLGQHGLWRCEKFKKLPYPERERLALSKRLCFKCLNGGHFKDRCPKEAFKCQVRGCVEDHNTLLHPTPKDQTERVSSTSVTPHGSSLDAEDHLQQVNAATSNSGEVQRATQERQGASSVTVATGAGKRRVCLGVLPVKVTAKGGTRTVETYALLDSGSEVTLCKEQLFNDLGSWGSRCNYELQGVTGSKNVEGHVVDIVVTSLDGRVSEELLNVRTVEQIPVSVSCIPKREDILNWSHLRDVDLPELSASDVGLIIGLKEKPSLFVPLECKSGGHDEPVAVRYSLGWTVMGPLGGTGDSGPCSVNFVRLGNKEFYVDEPEVVEFEGQKGGVEKKEESEVGELGGNETDVNLQCGDAEVKRQIQDEILHEQLEKLWKTDFAYSVVSSSASLSIEDKKALEKMEQSLKMVDGHYQVALPWRNDPPYLPNNRSMVERRAELLKKRLLKDQDLFSKHNATMNEYVEEGHAERVPTNELHPEDRPVWYLPHHPVMHPLKPEKV